The genomic segment AAATTAATCATAAACCTTGTTTCAACtaaaactttattaaataaactttgTTAAGTtggatttggaaaaaaaaatgaaaatcataaataaagagTTTGAACTATATAAAAGGCATTAATAAGCTTATGGCATGGTGGTATCGAGCACTTGACATTTTATGAataccaaagtttttttttttaataaattgatgttaaaaagaGATAAATCAAAGTAATTACTAAgctaaaattcaattcttattttctttgaatcAAGTAATTAATAATTGGAACATTATAAGAGAAAGCTCCTTTATTTTTCGCATcacaacaacttaatttttagCCAGATAATTAATGATGTTCACCTATAATTAAACGTCTGATTGTCATTATTAAGATGAAATAATTCTTagtaaatttttattcttttattatttattatctaaCCCAACTTTATCTCCGACACAAAAGTAGGCCAAATGTATTAACGTTAGtcgctgttttttttctttttacccttTCTTGACGAATTGAAAATATCTATGTAGTGAAATATAATCATGCTAGcataagtaaaaatatatataaaaataattttatatttttttaaacaaaaatattttaaaaagcaaaaactatATTAGTTTCCGTGCTTTTTGTGCAAGACTTATTCATCTCTTGACTaggagaataaaaaaacatagagagaTAAAGTGTTTGGTGCAAGACCAATACCATGATGCTTGATACTCCTATGTAGTTTCCTCCTATAAATAGGGAATTATAGAACTGCAAACCAGCATACTCAGATCATCAAATCCACAAGCTTCTGTAGATTGAAGTCAAGTGCATTTGAATTTCAATCATGTCTCCCACTATGCTGCAACAAGTTGATGCCCATCACCGTTCATTATCAGAGCCCAAAAATGGTCCCTTCACCTACACTGATCCCCTTTCAGAGGTTCCAACTCTCTCTGGTGTTGATACATCAGTTGATGGCTCTACCCCTATCATCGACATGGAAGGTCTTCTCGGTCCTCAGCGCTCTGAGGTCGTCAAACAGATTGGCCATGCATGCGAGAAAAACGGCTTTTTCGCGgtacaaaaattatataattgcaTACATTCTTCATAACTTTCGAAGCgtttattcttaaattaacccccttttttctgttaaaattagtttaatggATGATAAGATTACCACCACTACTAGCTAACCTTCCTCAGGAAATCAACTACTACTAGCTAGCCTTCCACAAGAAAGCAAAAAAGATACCACCACACCAAGCTAGCCTTCcacaagaaagcaaaaaaagatgGCAACCGGCAATAGGTGTCAAATGATACAAGGACAGAAAAAAACAAGCTGTAGACAACAACTACCATTCCTCCTACTACACCTAGCTAGCCTtccataagaaagaaaaaaagatatactACTACTACTAGCTTCAAGGAAATACACCTAGCTAGCCTTCAATAAGAGGATGGCAACCAGCAATAGGTGTCAACCAAATAAGGACAGCAGAAAACAAGCTGCAGACAACCAGcgataataataacataaatccCGACTTTGATTATCCTGTTTGCCACTCCTCACAATTCATAATATATTCTTCGTGCAGTTTAAATCTCCTTTTGTTGTAATTCGATATATTATAATCCAGATGGTGCATATGATATGCTGGAATGTTATAATTCTAACATGAAATGCTACACCATGATCAGGTCAAGAACCATGGAATTCCAGAAATGAAGATCAACAACATGCTAGACACGGCAAGAGATTTCTTCCACTTGCCAGAAGAAGAAAGGCTGAAATTTCGCTCATCTGACCCAAACAGTATCATCAGGCTGGTTACAGGTTTTCAAGATAAGACCCGGAATATCTTTGTTTCAAGacaatctttgaaatttcactGTCACCCCGTCGAAGATTTCAAGAACCAATGGCCCTCGACTCCTCCTTCTTTCAGGCAAATAAATTTtcacattaatataattatccAGACCTTttcactttaattattttattcgagTATTTCACGGTATACTCAAACAATTTTGACAGGGAAAAGGTTGGTGAATATTGTGCAAGTGTTAGAAAGGTGGAGGTAGCAATACTTGAGGCCATATCAGAGAGCTTAGGCCTGAAAAGAGATTATATAGGCAAAATATTGAAAGGACATTATGTATCCATCAATTTCTATCCAGCTTGTCAGGAGTCAGAACTAGATGTCACTTACGGAGTCAGGACTCATACTGACCCAACTTTAATCACTATTCTGATGCAAGATGATGTGCCTGGACTTCAGGTTATTAACGATGATAAGTGGATTGATGTTAATCCTATTCCTAATGCCGTCGTTGTCCATGTTGGAGATATGTTGCAGGTGATTAACATATTGATCTACACATGCTAATTAAagtgattcaaaataaaaaatttataaatttctgAATATGGATATAAATAGTTTGTTTCTTATgctaatttagaaaaatatgcaTCAAAGAAAACATTAGCATTAAGTTTTTTACGTAAACTAGCATAAAAGGGatttagaattttgttttatagcATGCATGATTAATATGTATGCAATATAATGGCTAAAATCATTATTTGTATACTATATTCTCATCAAAAGAACTCCTTCATTATCGATTTCGATTGAACAAGTTACTGTATGTTTCATTTCAATGAATTGAGTACAGTTtgtcaaaattgaaaatttatcccaatatcaattgattaatttcttttactactttgagttattattatcaacttttcttttatgCCCTTTAAGATCACCACTCACATCTACTATCCTAACTCTCTTTATTgactaatatattatttaattagattcaTTGACTGAAGTTAAGATTCCTTGATTGACGTGATAATAgaggaaatttatttatttatatatattttttgggtaGAAATAGAGGAACTTTGTAAATGAATTGACAAAAATACAAGATGGAAATAATTGGTTTTACCACTTATATAATTAAAGGTagatttgttaaaaaatgactaattatgattattattattattattttgtatcagGCACTTAGCAATTGTCGATACAAGAGTTTGCTTCATCAAGCTATAGTGAATTGTGAGAAAGAGCGTGTATCCATTGCCAGTTATTGCTATCCATCAGATGATGCGGGGATAGGACCAGCTAAGAAGTTGATAGACGATGATCATCCAGCAATATATAAAGATTTTACGTACAAAGAATTTCATGAATCCATGTGGCGAGTCAAATGTTCAACTGCTAAGCGTTTGGACTTGTTCAAGGCAGAAAGTGATTAGTAACCATTTTCCTCTCGTCCTGCTGCTGGGAAGCTCGAGATATATGGCAGTGTTACTAAATAAGAATTCCAGCTGTTTTTCTATATTatgatattcaataaattttatatatagcaGCTTATattacgtgttttttttttggtatattgCGTATATGGTGCCTTTTTTCCTTATCTACTGTTTATACCTACAAAGCAGatccataaatatttttcattggaCGCAAATTCATGTATTAATGCCCACAAAATCTTGTGATAGAAatattcatattgaaaaaacaaaaaagaaaaaaatccctGCTACCCTGAGAGAGCTttgtaattaatgaaaataaagagCGGAGACATGATATTTAATGtatagttttttctatatttagtTGAAAAACGATATTTCTTTACATTTTGGAAGGAGGAATTAATTATTCATGCTTGAAtagttttatcaaaaataaaataacggACCATTACACTCTACAGAAcggaactatatatatatattgctatcTCCATGACAATTTGGtgagctcattataaattaggGGTGTTTAAGAaggatatttttcaaaaaactaatttaaaatttaaaaaatttaaatttttttcaaaattttagtttaaccagaatttaaaaacaataaattgaaaagtaataaTCATGTATTTAATTCTTCATGCGGGCCCAAAACTTCtacatttattttgaaatagagatttaatgattttatttttttgaaattgtgttttagtgtattttaaaaatatatttggtattgaaaaaaatcaaaataatattttttaaaatatattttgataattttaatatacttttttttaatatatttttaaaaaaaaccactaaaaaaaacttcagaTGATGAAGAGCGGGaatgaaatgaaataagaaGTTTTTAGCTCTGGTTTCAGGTGGTGATCTTCTCTGAATTTTGTCTGACACTAGATGGGGTGGCTTGCTCTGACCAACACTCCATTTTTTGCTGAGTCCATGGAAAATATGAAAGAGATAGTGGTGACTGCTATGAAAGGCTCGTTTCCCCATAGTGGTGACTGCCTCGATAGCCCATTTGTTGTCTTTATTTGACCCTGGATTGGATCAAAACGATTTTTCTGTCGAGCCCTTTtcaattctttcttctttgaagaAAGTATGGTAAATTATTTATCCCTTTTCAAACTACTTTCACTAAAATCAAGATTTCTGTGGTTTGCTTTCTTTCCTTCATCCAGAGTGTAcactgttaaaaaatatttatataattttatttattgagaatagaattatatttttagtttagtctatatatattttatttgtatttagattaagattaagcactcataatatacagattattcagaattctagcctttCTTGtgtgtttgatcttaattattttaacatagtATCAGAGTTGGTTTTATGGAATGAGacttattcataattttttggagtgatattttgtctttcgcttctgcaaaatttggtattttgttagTTTctgcaaatttattttgtgttttgaagtaatcgtataattttgagaagatatttatttagttcTATAATCTCTGTTTAGTTTTTacaatttagtattttgtttGCCGCTGCTTTTGCATTATGATTCTAtgtgattgttgattatggCTATTGAAATAGATGATTCACttcagtctgtgagtgtgaggttagatgggaagaactattcaTATTGGAGCTATGTGATGAGAAATTTTCTTAAAGATAAGAAGATATGGGGatatgttagtggaacttatGTGGTACCTAAGAATACTGAAGAAGGAGATACTGCTTCGATAGATGCATGGGAAGCAAACAATGCAAAggaggtttgggatcatctaCAACGGTTATTCACacaatcaaattttacaaaacagTATCAGTTAGAAAATGACATACAAGCTCTTGACCAGAAGAATAAGAGTATTCAGGAGTTCTATTCTACcatgacagatctttgggatcaattggctcttacagaatcGGCAAAATTAAAAGCATGTAGTGCTTATACTGAACGTAGAGAGTAGAGAGCAAGTAAAGGCAAAACAGAAAAACATTCCTAATCCATGTAAGGTCTAAGCTGTGCGAGGAAAAAAAGTTCTTAATTTACACAAGGAATGCCAAGTCAGTTTGCTATTTTCCTTTGCACTGGTGCTAGAAAgctctttcctcttcttttttttttccttccttacaccaaaggaaagaaaagaattgtAAATGAAAGCACGCAAACCAagacaagataaaaaaagagagaaacaaattTCATGTGCCATAACTCATCAACTATTATAAATCAAACATTTAtacacttgttttattttaaatgctgAAAATTGTGTCTACacctttattaattaattactaactAGGCAAATGAATACAAAGTAAAATTCTATCAATGTCTAGTCTGACATGAAGAAGACCACCATATCTTTTATTATC from the Populus nigra chromosome 1, ddPopNigr1.1, whole genome shotgun sequence genome contains:
- the LOC133672574 gene encoding protein DMR6-LIKE OXYGENASE 1-like, coding for MSPTMLQQVDAHHRSLSEPKNGPFTYTDPLSEVPTLSGVDTSVDGSTPIIDMEGLLGPQRSEVVKQIGHACEKNGFFAVKNHGIPEMKINNMLDTARDFFHLPEEERLKFRSSDPNSIIRLVTGFQDKTRNIFVSRQSLKFHCHPVEDFKNQWPSTPPSFREKVGEYCASVRKVEVAILEAISESLGLKRDYIGKILKGHYVSINFYPACQESELDVTYGVRTHTDPTLITILMQDDVPGLQVINDDKWIDVNPIPNAVVVHVGDMLQALSNCRYKSLLHQAIVNCEKERVSIASYCYPSDDAGIGPAKKLIDDDHPAIYKDFTYKEFHESMWRVKCSTAKRLDLFKAESD